A part of Diachasmimorpha longicaudata isolate KC_UGA_2023 chromosome 11, iyDiaLong2, whole genome shotgun sequence genomic DNA contains:
- the LOC135167455 gene encoding transient receptor potential-gamma protein isoform X1 → MTGTYRISVSTESAGEDEESLAGEGVVTHLTMTTRVSGMGSPAPGGYHRGIAGGHHNNQHVTFDPEAQPTMLYPTTSLLERPDIIDKKVKRQSIHGMMEEENVVRPHQEIASLSLAEKKYLLAVERGDVASVRRMLQKAMEDKSINMNCVDPLGRSALLMAIDNENLEMVELLIKYQVDTKDALLHAISEEFVEAVEVLLEHEETLHRDGKPHVSSPAVSSACHMTSWEALDPDTATFTPDITPLILSAHRDNYEIIKILLDRGSVLPMPHDVRCGCDECVTSRMEDSLRHSRSRINAYRALASPSLIALSSKDPILTAFELSWELRRLSFLEHEFKCEYQELRRQCQDFATALLDHTRSSYELEVLLNHDPTGPAFEHGERMHLNRLKLAIKLRQKKFVAHPNVQQLLASIWYEGLPGFRRKNMVLQALEIVRIGILFPFLSVAYIIAPHSVFGQTMRKPFIKFICHSASYFLFLFMLILASQRIESVIGLWMGQDIDEHEPESKRGAAPTLVEWFILAWVSGLIWSEVKQLWDVGLEEYVNDMWNVIDFVTNSLYVATVALRIVAHFRVQEENRGQQPGSIVELQREQWDTWDPMLISEGLFSAANIFSSLKLVYIFSVNPHLGPLQVSLSRMVMDIMKFFFLFVLVLFAFSCGLNQLLWYYAHMEKKRCPSVTLPAHNNTAPNSDTNACIVWRRFANLFETTQTLFWAVFGLIDLESFELDGIKVFTRFWGMLMFGTYSVINIVVLLNLLIAMMNHSYQLISERADVEWKFARSKLWISYFEEGGTVPPPFNIIPTPKSLWYIGQWIHKKFCGHSRAAKKEHMRTIRRKAQQASERDLRYQGIMRNLVRRYVTVEQRKTEGEGVTEDDVNEIKQDISAFRCELIEILNASGMKTSTSSSTGTGAGGKKNRQKERRLMKGFNIAPQPAGSGNLPPVAECIASRQHAQHDHKTRELTSSTLSGIFAPVTALKKSPHHISTNSVPATCKRQNRTSRTGSRERRWGTLIEAAKVRSRLIDTYASTGRSRSEDSMYPPASEDGGFRSEGSSDSKSSLDVPTAGGSQENPPNPQPCERPNNVFTHSQVFSSALAALRMKRKKFSGSRASTPVMTSGNNSAVESISALPTASSVSSVIQSTNKSQLQRASSVPARKMDLISNQIISVRCHDVTQSQQPSLDTMEITSVSERLEADDIRVDVEALSPSTTDESFPSQPTASGDTIHTQSLTTSIKRNGSATQLQRLSGIDSIRDVTSGWL, encoded by the exons AGACAAAGTATTCACGGTATGATGGAGGAGGAGAATGTTGTCCGACCCCACCAGGAGATCGCCAGTCTCTCACTGGCTGAGAAGAAATATCTCTTGGCAGTGGAGCGAGGCGATGTCGCCTCAGTCAGACG GATGCTACAGAAAGCTATGGAGGACAAGTCGATAAATATGAACTGCGTTGACCCGCTGGGTAGGTCTGCACTGCTCATGGCAATTGACAATGAGAATCTAGAGATGGTGGAACTTCTCATAAAGTATCAAGTCGATACCAAGGATGCACTGTTGCATGCTATATCTGAGGAGTTTGTGGAGGCTGTTGAGGTACTTCTCGAGCACGAGGAGACCCTTCACAGGGATGGCAAGCCCCACGTAAGCAGCCCGGCTGTATCGTCCGCTTGTCATATGACA AGCTGGGAGGCTCTCGATCCAGACACAGCGACATTCACCCCCGACATCACGCCTTTAATACTCTCGGCTCATCGTGACAActatgaaatcataaaaattcttctgGACAGAGGCTCAGTACTGCCGATGCCTCACGACGTGCGTTGTGG ATGCGACGAATGTGTAACATCGAGAATGGAGGATTCTCTGAGGCACTCGAGGAGTCGTATAAACGCCTACAGGGCACTGGCCTCACCCTCCCTCATAGCCCTGTCTTCCAAGGATCCAATTCTAACGGCTTTTGAGCTCTCCTGGGAGCTGCGTCGATTGTCCTTTCTCGAGCACGAATTCAAATGCGAATACCAG GAACTCCGACGCCAGTGCCAGGACTTTGCAACAGCACTCCTGGATCACACTAGGAGTTCTTACGAGCTGGAAGTGCTACTCAATCATGATCCAACGGGACCAGCCTTCGAGCACGGCGAGAGAATGCATTTGAATCGGCTGAAATTGGCCATCAAACTCAGACAGAAAAAA TTTGTTGCACACCCCAATGTCCAGCAATTACTGGCCTCCATTTGGTACGAGGGCCTCCCTGGCTTTCGTCGCAAGAACATGGTATTACAGGCCCTCGAAATTGTACGTATTGGAATTCTATTTCCATTTCTCAGTGTCGCGTATATAATTGCACCCCACAGTGTCTTCGGTCAGACAATGAGAAAGCCCTTTATCAAATTCATCTGTCATTCGGCGTCGTACTTCCTATTTCTCT TCATGCTGATTCTCGCCAGTCAGAGAATAGAATCAGTGATAGGTCTGTGGATGGGTCAGGACATTGACGAGCACGAGCCAGAGTCTAAAAGAGGTGCTGCACCAACACTAGTCGAATG GTTCATCTTGGCATGGGTATCGGGTCTCATTTGGTCCGAGGTGAAGCAGCTCTGGGATGTGGGACTCGAGGAGTATGTCAATGACATGTGGAATGTCATTGATTTTGTTACAAATTCGCTGTACGTTGCGACAGTTGCACTACGAATAGTCGCACATTTTCGAGTTCAAGAGGAGAACAGGGGACAACAGCCAGGATCAATCGTGGAACTCCAGAGGGAGCAGTGGGACACGTGGGACCCGATGCTCATATCCGAGGGACTGTTCTCAGCTGCCAACATCTTCAG CTCCCTGAAGCTTGTCTACATATTCTCGGTGAATCCCCACCTCGGGCCCCTGCAAGTGTCCTTATCTAGAATGGTGATGGacattatgaaatttttcttcctcttcgtTCTCGTCTTATTTGCATTCTCCTGTG GTTTGAATCAACTGCTGTGGTATTACGCTCACATGGAGAAGAAGAGATGTCCATCAGTGACACTACCTGCTCACAACAATACCGCCCCCAACAGCGATACCAATGCCTGCATTGTCTGGAGAAGATTCGCCAA TCTGTTTGAAACAACGCAGACACTTTTCTGGGCAGTATTTGGCCTTATTGATCTTGAGAGCTTCGAACTCGATGGTATCAAGGTGTTCACGAGATTCTGGGGTATGCTGATGTTCGGTACTTActccgtcatcaacatagtgGTGCTCTTGAATCTTCTCATAGCTATGATGAATCACTCCTACCAACTCATCTCC GAGCGTGCGGACGTCGAGTGGAAGTTTGCGAGGAGTAAACTGTGGATCAGTTACTTCGAGGAGGGGGGTACTGTGCCACCACCTTTCAATATTATTCCCACGCCGAAGAGCTTGTGGTACATTGGCCAGTGGATACACAAAAAGTTTTGCGGCCATAGCAGAGCTGCTAAGAAGGAACACATGAGAACTATTCGA CGAAAAGCTCAACAAGCCAGTGAGCGTGATCTGAGATACCAAGGTATAATGAGAAATCTAGTCCGACGATACGTGACTGTTGAGCAACGAAAGACCGAGGGTGAGGGTGTTACCGAGGATGACGTCAATGAGATAAAGCAAGACATCAGTGCTTTCAGATGTGAACTCATTGAGATATTGAACGCATCGGGAATGAAAACATCAACTAGCTCATCAACCGGTACCG GTGCTGGAGGGAAGAAAAATCGACAGAAGGAGAGGAGATTGATGAAGGGATTCAACATTGCACCGCAGCCCGCCGGCAGTGGTAATCTTCCACCGGTTGCTGAGTGTATTGCGTCGAGGCAGCATGCCCAGCATGATCACAAGACCCGGGAGTTGACGAGCAGTACTCTCAGTGGAATATTCGCACCTGTCACTGCTCTCAAGAAGAGTCCACATCACATCAGCACTAATAGTGTTCCGGCTACTTGTAAGAGGCAGAATAGAACCTCCAGGACTGGCTCCAGGGAGAGGAGATGGGGAACTCTTATCGAAGCTGCTAAAGTTCGATCGAGATTGATAG ATACCTATGCATCCACAGGAAGATCGCGCTCCGAGGACTCAATGTATCCCCCCGCCTCGGAAGACGGTGGATTCCGATCCGAGGGGTCCTCTGATTCGAAATCCTCCTTGGATGTACCAACAGCTGGTGGCTCTCAGGAAAATCCCCCCAATCCACAGCCGTGTGAGCGGCCAAATAATGTTTTCACGCACAGTCAAGTATTCTCGTCGGCTCTGGCTGCCCTGAGAATGAAGCGGAAAAAATTCTCGGGCTCCAGGGCCTCAACACCAGTCATGACTAGTGGAAATAATTCTGCTGTTGAGAGTATCTCAGCACTGCCGACAGCGAGCTCCGTCAGCTCGGTAATTCAATCTACCAACAAGAGCCAATTGCAGAGGGCCAGCAGTGTACCAGCGAGGAAGATggatttaatttcaaatcaaATTATCTCGGTTAGGTGTCATGATGTCACTCAGAGTCAACAACCGAGCTTGGATACCATGGAGATAACAAGTGTTAGTGAAAGACTTG AGGCTGATGACATAAGGGTCGACGTGGAAGCCCTTAGCCCTTCCACAACCGACGAGAGCTTCCCAAGTCAGCCAACCGCCTCGGGTGACACAATCCATACGCAGAGTCTAACAACGAGCATCAAGAGAAACGGTTCAGCAACACAATTGCAGAGGCTCTCGGGTATCGATTCAATTCGCGATGTCACCTCCGGCTGGCTCTGA
- the LOC135167455 gene encoding transient receptor potential-gamma protein isoform X4 — protein sequence MTTRVSGMGSPAPGGYHRGIAGGHHNNQHVTFDPEAQPTMLYPTTSLLERPDIIDKKVKRQSIHGMMEEENVVRPHQEIASLSLAEKKYLLAVERGDVASVRRMLQKAMEDKSINMNCVDPLGRSALLMAIDNENLEMVELLIKYQVDTKDALLHAISEEFVEAVEVLLEHEETLHRDGKPHVSSPAVSSACHMTSWEALDPDTATFTPDITPLILSAHRDNYEIIKILLDRGSVLPMPHDVRCGCDECVTSRMEDSLRHSRSRINAYRALASPSLIALSSKDPILTAFELSWELRRLSFLEHEFKCEYQELRRQCQDFATALLDHTRSSYELEVLLNHDPTGPAFEHGERMHLNRLKLAIKLRQKKFVAHPNVQQLLASIWYEGLPGFRRKNMVLQALEIVRIGILFPFLSVAYIIAPHSVFGQTMRKPFIKFICHSASYFLFLFMLILASQRIESVIGLWMGQDIDEHEPESKRGAAPTLVEWFILAWVSGLIWSEVKQLWDVGLEEYVNDMWNVIDFVTNSLYVATVALRIVAHFRVQEENRGQQPGSIVELQREQWDTWDPMLISEGLFSAANIFSSLKLVYIFSVNPHLGPLQVSLSRMVMDIMKFFFLFVLVLFAFSCGLNQLLWYYAHMEKKRCPSVTLPAHNNTAPNSDTNACIVWRRFANLFETTQTLFWAVFGLIDLESFELDGIKVFTRFWGMLMFGTYSVINIVVLLNLLIAMMNHSYQLISERADVEWKFARSKLWISYFEEGGTVPPPFNIIPTPKSLWYIGQWIHKKFCGHSRAAKKEHMRTIRRKAQQASERDLRYQGIMRNLVRRYVTVEQRKTEGEGVTEDDVNEIKQDISAFRCELIEILNASGMKTSTSSSTGTGAGGKKNRQKERRLMKGFNIAPQPAGSGNLPPVAECIASRQHAQHDHKTRELTSSTLSGIFAPVTALKKSPHHISTNSVPATCKRQNRTSRTGSRERRWGTLIEAAKVRSRLIDTYASTGRSRSEDSMYPPASEDGGFRSEGSSDSKSSLDVPTAGGSQENPPNPQPCERPNNVFTHSQVFSSALAALRMKRKKFSGSRASTPVMTSGNNSAVESISALPTASSVSSVIQSTNKSQLQRASSVPARKMDLISNQIISVRCHDVTQSQQPSLDTMEITSVSERLEADDIRVDVEALSPSTTDESFPSQPTASGDTIHTQSLTTSIKRNGSATQLQRLSGIDSIRDVTSGWL from the exons AGACAAAGTATTCACGGTATGATGGAGGAGGAGAATGTTGTCCGACCCCACCAGGAGATCGCCAGTCTCTCACTGGCTGAGAAGAAATATCTCTTGGCAGTGGAGCGAGGCGATGTCGCCTCAGTCAGACG GATGCTACAGAAAGCTATGGAGGACAAGTCGATAAATATGAACTGCGTTGACCCGCTGGGTAGGTCTGCACTGCTCATGGCAATTGACAATGAGAATCTAGAGATGGTGGAACTTCTCATAAAGTATCAAGTCGATACCAAGGATGCACTGTTGCATGCTATATCTGAGGAGTTTGTGGAGGCTGTTGAGGTACTTCTCGAGCACGAGGAGACCCTTCACAGGGATGGCAAGCCCCACGTAAGCAGCCCGGCTGTATCGTCCGCTTGTCATATGACA AGCTGGGAGGCTCTCGATCCAGACACAGCGACATTCACCCCCGACATCACGCCTTTAATACTCTCGGCTCATCGTGACAActatgaaatcataaaaattcttctgGACAGAGGCTCAGTACTGCCGATGCCTCACGACGTGCGTTGTGG ATGCGACGAATGTGTAACATCGAGAATGGAGGATTCTCTGAGGCACTCGAGGAGTCGTATAAACGCCTACAGGGCACTGGCCTCACCCTCCCTCATAGCCCTGTCTTCCAAGGATCCAATTCTAACGGCTTTTGAGCTCTCCTGGGAGCTGCGTCGATTGTCCTTTCTCGAGCACGAATTCAAATGCGAATACCAG GAACTCCGACGCCAGTGCCAGGACTTTGCAACAGCACTCCTGGATCACACTAGGAGTTCTTACGAGCTGGAAGTGCTACTCAATCATGATCCAACGGGACCAGCCTTCGAGCACGGCGAGAGAATGCATTTGAATCGGCTGAAATTGGCCATCAAACTCAGACAGAAAAAA TTTGTTGCACACCCCAATGTCCAGCAATTACTGGCCTCCATTTGGTACGAGGGCCTCCCTGGCTTTCGTCGCAAGAACATGGTATTACAGGCCCTCGAAATTGTACGTATTGGAATTCTATTTCCATTTCTCAGTGTCGCGTATATAATTGCACCCCACAGTGTCTTCGGTCAGACAATGAGAAAGCCCTTTATCAAATTCATCTGTCATTCGGCGTCGTACTTCCTATTTCTCT TCATGCTGATTCTCGCCAGTCAGAGAATAGAATCAGTGATAGGTCTGTGGATGGGTCAGGACATTGACGAGCACGAGCCAGAGTCTAAAAGAGGTGCTGCACCAACACTAGTCGAATG GTTCATCTTGGCATGGGTATCGGGTCTCATTTGGTCCGAGGTGAAGCAGCTCTGGGATGTGGGACTCGAGGAGTATGTCAATGACATGTGGAATGTCATTGATTTTGTTACAAATTCGCTGTACGTTGCGACAGTTGCACTACGAATAGTCGCACATTTTCGAGTTCAAGAGGAGAACAGGGGACAACAGCCAGGATCAATCGTGGAACTCCAGAGGGAGCAGTGGGACACGTGGGACCCGATGCTCATATCCGAGGGACTGTTCTCAGCTGCCAACATCTTCAG CTCCCTGAAGCTTGTCTACATATTCTCGGTGAATCCCCACCTCGGGCCCCTGCAAGTGTCCTTATCTAGAATGGTGATGGacattatgaaatttttcttcctcttcgtTCTCGTCTTATTTGCATTCTCCTGTG GTTTGAATCAACTGCTGTGGTATTACGCTCACATGGAGAAGAAGAGATGTCCATCAGTGACACTACCTGCTCACAACAATACCGCCCCCAACAGCGATACCAATGCCTGCATTGTCTGGAGAAGATTCGCCAA TCTGTTTGAAACAACGCAGACACTTTTCTGGGCAGTATTTGGCCTTATTGATCTTGAGAGCTTCGAACTCGATGGTATCAAGGTGTTCACGAGATTCTGGGGTATGCTGATGTTCGGTACTTActccgtcatcaacatagtgGTGCTCTTGAATCTTCTCATAGCTATGATGAATCACTCCTACCAACTCATCTCC GAGCGTGCGGACGTCGAGTGGAAGTTTGCGAGGAGTAAACTGTGGATCAGTTACTTCGAGGAGGGGGGTACTGTGCCACCACCTTTCAATATTATTCCCACGCCGAAGAGCTTGTGGTACATTGGCCAGTGGATACACAAAAAGTTTTGCGGCCATAGCAGAGCTGCTAAGAAGGAACACATGAGAACTATTCGA CGAAAAGCTCAACAAGCCAGTGAGCGTGATCTGAGATACCAAGGTATAATGAGAAATCTAGTCCGACGATACGTGACTGTTGAGCAACGAAAGACCGAGGGTGAGGGTGTTACCGAGGATGACGTCAATGAGATAAAGCAAGACATCAGTGCTTTCAGATGTGAACTCATTGAGATATTGAACGCATCGGGAATGAAAACATCAACTAGCTCATCAACCGGTACCG GTGCTGGAGGGAAGAAAAATCGACAGAAGGAGAGGAGATTGATGAAGGGATTCAACATTGCACCGCAGCCCGCCGGCAGTGGTAATCTTCCACCGGTTGCTGAGTGTATTGCGTCGAGGCAGCATGCCCAGCATGATCACAAGACCCGGGAGTTGACGAGCAGTACTCTCAGTGGAATATTCGCACCTGTCACTGCTCTCAAGAAGAGTCCACATCACATCAGCACTAATAGTGTTCCGGCTACTTGTAAGAGGCAGAATAGAACCTCCAGGACTGGCTCCAGGGAGAGGAGATGGGGAACTCTTATCGAAGCTGCTAAAGTTCGATCGAGATTGATAG ATACCTATGCATCCACAGGAAGATCGCGCTCCGAGGACTCAATGTATCCCCCCGCCTCGGAAGACGGTGGATTCCGATCCGAGGGGTCCTCTGATTCGAAATCCTCCTTGGATGTACCAACAGCTGGTGGCTCTCAGGAAAATCCCCCCAATCCACAGCCGTGTGAGCGGCCAAATAATGTTTTCACGCACAGTCAAGTATTCTCGTCGGCTCTGGCTGCCCTGAGAATGAAGCGGAAAAAATTCTCGGGCTCCAGGGCCTCAACACCAGTCATGACTAGTGGAAATAATTCTGCTGTTGAGAGTATCTCAGCACTGCCGACAGCGAGCTCCGTCAGCTCGGTAATTCAATCTACCAACAAGAGCCAATTGCAGAGGGCCAGCAGTGTACCAGCGAGGAAGATggatttaatttcaaatcaaATTATCTCGGTTAGGTGTCATGATGTCACTCAGAGTCAACAACCGAGCTTGGATACCATGGAGATAACAAGTGTTAGTGAAAGACTTG AGGCTGATGACATAAGGGTCGACGTGGAAGCCCTTAGCCCTTCCACAACCGACGAGAGCTTCCCAAGTCAGCCAACCGCCTCGGGTGACACAATCCATACGCAGAGTCTAACAACGAGCATCAAGAGAAACGGTTCAGCAACACAATTGCAGAGGCTCTCGGGTATCGATTCAATTCGCGATGTCACCTCCGGCTGGCTCTGA
- the LOC135167455 gene encoding transient receptor potential-gamma protein isoform X2, with protein sequence MTGTYRISVSTESAGEDEESLAGEGVVTHLTMTTRVSGMGSPAPGGYHRGIAGGHHNNQHVTFDPEAQPTMLYPTTSLLERPDIIDKKVKRQSIHGMMEEENVVRPHQEIASLSLAEKKYLLAVERGDVASVRRMLQKAMEDKSINMNCVDPLGRSALLMAIDNENLEMVELLIKYQVDTKDALLHAISEEFVEAVEVLLEHEETLHRDGKPHVSSPAVSSACHMTSWEALDPDTATFTPDITPLILSAHRDNYEIIKILLDRGSVLPMPHDVRCGCDECVTSRMEDSLRHSRSRINAYRALASPSLIALSSKDPILTAFELSWELRRLSFLEHEFKCEYQELRRQCQDFATALLDHTRSSYELEVLLNHDPTGPAFEHGERMHLNRLKLAIKLRQKKFVAHPNVQQLLASIWYEGLPGFRRKNMVLQALEIVRIGILFPFLSVAYIIAPHSVFGQTMRKPFIKFICHSASYFLFLFMLILASQRIESVIGLWMGQDIDEHEPESKRGAAPTLVEWFILAWVSGLIWSEVKQLWDVGLEEYVNDMWNVIDFVTNSLYVATVALRIVAHFRVQEENRGQQPGSIVELQREQWDTWDPMLISEGLFSAANIFSSLKLVYIFSVNPHLGPLQVSLSRMVMDIMKFFFLFVLVLFAFSCGLNQLLWYYAHMEKKRCPSVTLPAHNNTAPNSDTNACIVWRRFANLFETTQTLFWAVFGLIDLESFELDGIKVFTRFWGMLMFGTYSVINIVVLLNLLIAMMNHSYQLISERADVEWKFARSKLWISYFEEGGTVPPPFNIIPTPKSLWYIGQWIHKKFCGHSRAAKKEHMRTIRRKAQQASERDLRYQGIMRNLVRRYVTVEQRKTEGEGVTEDDVNEIKQDISAFRCELIEILNASGMKTSTSSSTGAGGKKNRQKERRLMKGFNIAPQPAGSGNLPPVAECIASRQHAQHDHKTRELTSSTLSGIFAPVTALKKSPHHISTNSVPATCKRQNRTSRTGSRERRWGTLIEAAKVRSRLIDTYASTGRSRSEDSMYPPASEDGGFRSEGSSDSKSSLDVPTAGGSQENPPNPQPCERPNNVFTHSQVFSSALAALRMKRKKFSGSRASTPVMTSGNNSAVESISALPTASSVSSVIQSTNKSQLQRASSVPARKMDLISNQIISVRCHDVTQSQQPSLDTMEITSVSERLEADDIRVDVEALSPSTTDESFPSQPTASGDTIHTQSLTTSIKRNGSATQLQRLSGIDSIRDVTSGWL encoded by the exons AGACAAAGTATTCACGGTATGATGGAGGAGGAGAATGTTGTCCGACCCCACCAGGAGATCGCCAGTCTCTCACTGGCTGAGAAGAAATATCTCTTGGCAGTGGAGCGAGGCGATGTCGCCTCAGTCAGACG GATGCTACAGAAAGCTATGGAGGACAAGTCGATAAATATGAACTGCGTTGACCCGCTGGGTAGGTCTGCACTGCTCATGGCAATTGACAATGAGAATCTAGAGATGGTGGAACTTCTCATAAAGTATCAAGTCGATACCAAGGATGCACTGTTGCATGCTATATCTGAGGAGTTTGTGGAGGCTGTTGAGGTACTTCTCGAGCACGAGGAGACCCTTCACAGGGATGGCAAGCCCCACGTAAGCAGCCCGGCTGTATCGTCCGCTTGTCATATGACA AGCTGGGAGGCTCTCGATCCAGACACAGCGACATTCACCCCCGACATCACGCCTTTAATACTCTCGGCTCATCGTGACAActatgaaatcataaaaattcttctgGACAGAGGCTCAGTACTGCCGATGCCTCACGACGTGCGTTGTGG ATGCGACGAATGTGTAACATCGAGAATGGAGGATTCTCTGAGGCACTCGAGGAGTCGTATAAACGCCTACAGGGCACTGGCCTCACCCTCCCTCATAGCCCTGTCTTCCAAGGATCCAATTCTAACGGCTTTTGAGCTCTCCTGGGAGCTGCGTCGATTGTCCTTTCTCGAGCACGAATTCAAATGCGAATACCAG GAACTCCGACGCCAGTGCCAGGACTTTGCAACAGCACTCCTGGATCACACTAGGAGTTCTTACGAGCTGGAAGTGCTACTCAATCATGATCCAACGGGACCAGCCTTCGAGCACGGCGAGAGAATGCATTTGAATCGGCTGAAATTGGCCATCAAACTCAGACAGAAAAAA TTTGTTGCACACCCCAATGTCCAGCAATTACTGGCCTCCATTTGGTACGAGGGCCTCCCTGGCTTTCGTCGCAAGAACATGGTATTACAGGCCCTCGAAATTGTACGTATTGGAATTCTATTTCCATTTCTCAGTGTCGCGTATATAATTGCACCCCACAGTGTCTTCGGTCAGACAATGAGAAAGCCCTTTATCAAATTCATCTGTCATTCGGCGTCGTACTTCCTATTTCTCT TCATGCTGATTCTCGCCAGTCAGAGAATAGAATCAGTGATAGGTCTGTGGATGGGTCAGGACATTGACGAGCACGAGCCAGAGTCTAAAAGAGGTGCTGCACCAACACTAGTCGAATG GTTCATCTTGGCATGGGTATCGGGTCTCATTTGGTCCGAGGTGAAGCAGCTCTGGGATGTGGGACTCGAGGAGTATGTCAATGACATGTGGAATGTCATTGATTTTGTTACAAATTCGCTGTACGTTGCGACAGTTGCACTACGAATAGTCGCACATTTTCGAGTTCAAGAGGAGAACAGGGGACAACAGCCAGGATCAATCGTGGAACTCCAGAGGGAGCAGTGGGACACGTGGGACCCGATGCTCATATCCGAGGGACTGTTCTCAGCTGCCAACATCTTCAG CTCCCTGAAGCTTGTCTACATATTCTCGGTGAATCCCCACCTCGGGCCCCTGCAAGTGTCCTTATCTAGAATGGTGATGGacattatgaaatttttcttcctcttcgtTCTCGTCTTATTTGCATTCTCCTGTG GTTTGAATCAACTGCTGTGGTATTACGCTCACATGGAGAAGAAGAGATGTCCATCAGTGACACTACCTGCTCACAACAATACCGCCCCCAACAGCGATACCAATGCCTGCATTGTCTGGAGAAGATTCGCCAA TCTGTTTGAAACAACGCAGACACTTTTCTGGGCAGTATTTGGCCTTATTGATCTTGAGAGCTTCGAACTCGATGGTATCAAGGTGTTCACGAGATTCTGGGGTATGCTGATGTTCGGTACTTActccgtcatcaacatagtgGTGCTCTTGAATCTTCTCATAGCTATGATGAATCACTCCTACCAACTCATCTCC GAGCGTGCGGACGTCGAGTGGAAGTTTGCGAGGAGTAAACTGTGGATCAGTTACTTCGAGGAGGGGGGTACTGTGCCACCACCTTTCAATATTATTCCCACGCCGAAGAGCTTGTGGTACATTGGCCAGTGGATACACAAAAAGTTTTGCGGCCATAGCAGAGCTGCTAAGAAGGAACACATGAGAACTATTCGA CGAAAAGCTCAACAAGCCAGTGAGCGTGATCTGAGATACCAAGGTATAATGAGAAATCTAGTCCGACGATACGTGACTGTTGAGCAACGAAAGACCGAGGGTGAGGGTGTTACCGAGGATGACGTCAATGAGATAAAGCAAGACATCAGTGCTTTCAGATGTGAACTCATTGAGATATTGAACGCATCGGGAATGAAAACATCAACTAGCTCATCAACCG GTGCTGGAGGGAAGAAAAATCGACAGAAGGAGAGGAGATTGATGAAGGGATTCAACATTGCACCGCAGCCCGCCGGCAGTGGTAATCTTCCACCGGTTGCTGAGTGTATTGCGTCGAGGCAGCATGCCCAGCATGATCACAAGACCCGGGAGTTGACGAGCAGTACTCTCAGTGGAATATTCGCACCTGTCACTGCTCTCAAGAAGAGTCCACATCACATCAGCACTAATAGTGTTCCGGCTACTTGTAAGAGGCAGAATAGAACCTCCAGGACTGGCTCCAGGGAGAGGAGATGGGGAACTCTTATCGAAGCTGCTAAAGTTCGATCGAGATTGATAG ATACCTATGCATCCACAGGAAGATCGCGCTCCGAGGACTCAATGTATCCCCCCGCCTCGGAAGACGGTGGATTCCGATCCGAGGGGTCCTCTGATTCGAAATCCTCCTTGGATGTACCAACAGCTGGTGGCTCTCAGGAAAATCCCCCCAATCCACAGCCGTGTGAGCGGCCAAATAATGTTTTCACGCACAGTCAAGTATTCTCGTCGGCTCTGGCTGCCCTGAGAATGAAGCGGAAAAAATTCTCGGGCTCCAGGGCCTCAACACCAGTCATGACTAGTGGAAATAATTCTGCTGTTGAGAGTATCTCAGCACTGCCGACAGCGAGCTCCGTCAGCTCGGTAATTCAATCTACCAACAAGAGCCAATTGCAGAGGGCCAGCAGTGTACCAGCGAGGAAGATggatttaatttcaaatcaaATTATCTCGGTTAGGTGTCATGATGTCACTCAGAGTCAACAACCGAGCTTGGATACCATGGAGATAACAAGTGTTAGTGAAAGACTTG AGGCTGATGACATAAGGGTCGACGTGGAAGCCCTTAGCCCTTCCACAACCGACGAGAGCTTCCCAAGTCAGCCAACCGCCTCGGGTGACACAATCCATACGCAGAGTCTAACAACGAGCATCAAGAGAAACGGTTCAGCAACACAATTGCAGAGGCTCTCGGGTATCGATTCAATTCGCGATGTCACCTCCGGCTGGCTCTGA